Genomic window (Streptomyces yatensis):
GCCGGATCGAGCTGGCCACCGGCGTACTCCTGCTGCCCGAGCACAACCCGGTCCTGGTCGCCAAACAGGCCGCCACACTCGATGTGCTCTCCGCCGGGCGGTTCGGCCTCGGGGTCGGGGTCGGCTGGTCGGCCGAGGAATTCGCGGCGCTCGGAGTTCCGTTCGCCGGTCGCGGGCGGCGCGCCGAGGAGTACCTTGCCGCGATGCGCGCCCTGTGGGCCGAGGATCCGGCCTCCTACGCGGGGGAGTTCATCCGCTTCGACGCGATCCGGGTCAACCCGAAGCCGCTGCGTGGCGCCCGGCTCCCGGTCGTGGCCGGTGGAAACAGCGACGCCGCCTTGCGCCGGGCGGCCACGCTCGCCGACGGCTGGTACGGCTTCACCATCCCGGTGGCCGACGTCCCGGCCCGTATCGCCGTGCTCGCCGACGAGTGCGCGCGCCACGGCCGCGCGTTTGACGAGTTCACGGTCGCCGTCGCGCTGAGCGACGGCACCCCGGAGCACCTCCCCGCGCTCGACGCGGCGGGCGTCACCGAAGTCGTGGTCGTCGGCGCTCCTCCGCCCGCTCCCGACGCGGCGGCCACCTGGGTCGCGGAACTCGCCCGGACCTGGATCCGCCCGGCGCAATAGCCGCAAGGGCGCCGGACCCCGGACCCGGTCCGCGCCACGCCGGATCCGCGTCAGGGCTGTGTCGGCCCCGGGATGCCCAGTCGCTCGGCCACGCCGGTGAGGGCCGTTCCC
Coding sequences:
- a CDS encoding LLM class F420-dependent oxidoreductase, whose protein sequence is MRVGLHALGIGDGARPEVIRAVATAAETHGFARLWCGEHAVLVDAPASRYPYSADGRIAVPADADWLDPLLALTFAAAVTSRIELATGVLLLPEHNPVLVAKQAATLDVLSAGRFGLGVGVGWSAEEFAALGVPFAGRGRRAEEYLAAMRALWAEDPASYAGEFIRFDAIRVNPKPLRGARLPVVAGGNSDAALRRAATLADGWYGFTIPVADVPARIAVLADECARHGRAFDEFTVAVALSDGTPEHLPALDAAGVTEVVVVGAPPPAPDAAATWVAELARTWIRPAQ